The DNA segment GGCGAGGGACACCCGTGCGAAAAGGGGCACGCCCCGGCTCGGGCGCCCCGCGCAGAGCCCCGCTCAGCCGCCCCGTTCCGCCGTCCGCCGCCGGGCCACGGCCGGTGCCGCCGAGCGGGGCAGCAGGTCACGGGGGTCCTCGGGCAGCAGTACAGTCACCTCGACATCCGCGCGGAAACGATACGGCCGATGCTGCAGAAGAGCCCCCAGATAACGCCGTACCCGTGACATCTCCGCCCGCACCGTGACCGTTCGCGACGCGTCGCCGAACAGGTCCCCGGCCAGGTCCGCCGCACCGCGCCCGGCCGGGTGCTCGGTGAGCAGATAGAGCAATTCGGCGTGCCGGGGGCTGAGTTCGCGGGACCACGAACCCGCCGGACCGGCGACGGTGAGCGCACCGCGGTCCGGCCGCGTCAGGTCCAGCGCGAGGCGGGTCGCGGCCGTGGCCGGCGGCTCGTCGGCCGCGCGCAGCAACCAGCCCCCGGCCAGCGGTTCCACCACGCACGGACCCAGCGTGGCCAGCCACCGGCGGCCCGGCGACAGGGACTTGGGCAGCGACACCCGCCGCACGTACGGTATCCCGGTCACCGCCGCCGCCCAGCCGTCCCGGTCCACCACCAGCGCCCGCCCGTCCAGCCGGGCCAGCACCGGCGCCCCCACCGTGCGCAGCCGCTCCAGCGAGTCCAGGTGCAGCTCCCGCAGGCGGGCCTCGGCGAGCTTGGCCACCGCGTCCACCCAGGCCAGGGTCGCCGGGTGCATGGTCTCCAGCGGGCCGCTGACGTCCACCACGCCGAGGAGCCGGCCGTCGCGGGGGTCGGTGACCGGGGCGCCCGCGCAGGTCCAGGTGGTGTGCGAGCGGACGAAGTGCTCGGCGGCGAAGACCTGGACGGGCCGCCGTACGACCGCCGGGGTGCCCACGCCGTTGGTGCCGACGACCTCCTCCCGCCAGTCCGCGCCGACTTCGAAGCCGAGACCGTCGGCCTTGCGCAGCACCGCCGGTGATCCCTCGCGCCACAGCACGCGCCCCTCGGCGTCCGCGACGACCACGATGTGCCGGGCGGCGTCCGCGACCGAGAGCAGCCCCTCGCGCAGGACCGGAAGGACATGCCGCAGCGGCGACTCGTCCCGCCGGTGTCGCACCTCCTCGGCGGACAGCAGCCCGGATCTGAAGTCACGTTCGGGATCGACCCCGCCGCGCAGCATGCGTTCCCAGGACTGCTCGATCACCGGCCGGGGCGCGATCCGGGCCCGCCGGCCCGCGAGTGTCGCCTCCCGCACCTCGTTCAGCACCCGCGCCGCCCGCGCCGCGTCCACGGCGACCAGGCGCGTCACGTCCATCGGCGGGTTCACCACGGGGGTCCTCCCGGGAAGCGTGTCGGACATTCTCGTCGAACCGCGTGCGCGAAGCCGGCCGGACGACGTTTTCCGGCCGGGCCGTTCCCCCACATACTGCCGGTCGAGGCATGCCGGAAGCACACGCTCCGGGCACTGACGCCGATAAGTTGCAACCCCCTGCAACCCTGGTGAACCTCACCGGGGTGGCCGAGACTTGACCAGTGCGCCGCCTCCGGGTGGCGTTCACGGCCTCCAACGGGCCCATGAGGCGGGGGTGGTGCCGTGTCGGCGCAGCACCACCCCCGCCGGGGCGGCCGGCAGCGGTCGTGCGGGGACCTCAGGAGACCGGTCGGGCCCGTTCCACCACCGACGCCAGGTCCAGCCCGGAGGGCAGCGTGCCGAAGGCGGCGCCGTGGTCGCCGCCCAGGCGGGAGGCGCAGAAGGCGTCGGCGACCGCGGACGGCGCGTGACGTACCAGCAGTGATCCCTGCAGGACGAGGGCGAGGCGCTCCACCAGGCGCCGGGCGCGGCCCTCGACGCCTTCCAGGTCGGCCAGCTCGGTGAACAGGTCCTTGACCGCGCGGTCCAGCCGGTGATCGGCGCCGTGCGCGCGCCCGATCTCGGTGAGGCAGGCGTCCAGGGCGCCCGGCTCGCGTTGCAGGGCCCGCAGCACGTCCAGCGCCTGGACGTTGCCCGCGCCCTCCCAGATCGAGTTCAGCGGCGACTCGCGCACCAGCCGGGGCAGACCGGACTCCTCGACGTACCCGTTGCCGCCCAGGCACTCGGCGGCCTCGACCGCGAGCGGCGCGCAGCGCTTGGTGATCCAGTACTTCGCGGCCGGCACCGCGAGCCGCAGGAAGGCGCGCTCCCGCTCGCTCCCGTCGTCGTGGGCGGCCGCGAGGCGGAGGGTCAGCGCGGTCGCGGCCTCGGCCTCCAGCGCGAGATCGGCGAGCACGTTGCGCATCAGCGGTTTGTCGATCAGCTTGCCGCCGAAGGCCTCCCGGTGGGCGCAGTGGTGGACCGCCTGCGCCACCGCCTGCCGCATCAGGCCGGCCGAGCCGAGCGCGCAGTCCAGGCGGGTCGCGGCGACCATGTCGATGATGGTGCGCACCCCGCGCCCCTCCTCGCCGACCCGGCGGGCCCAGGTCCCGGCGAACTCGACCTCGGCGGAGGCGTTGGACCGGTTGCCCAGCTTGTCCTTCAGCCGCTGGATGAGGAAGGTGTTCCGGGTGCCGTCCGCGAGGACGCGCGGAACCAGGAAGCAGGTCAGGCCGCCGGGGGCCTGCGCCAGCACCAGGAAGCCGTCCGACATCGGCGCCGAGCAGAACCACTTGTGTCCGGTGAGCGTGTACGTCCCGTCCTCGGCGAGCGGCCGGGCCTCGGTGGTGTTCGCCCGTACGTCGCTGCCGCCCTGTTTTTCCGTCATGCCCATACCGAAGAGGGCGCCGGGCTTCAGGGCCGCCGGG comes from the Streptomyces sp. NBC_00820 genome and includes:
- a CDS encoding GAF domain-containing protein → MDVTRLVAVDAARAARVLNEVREATLAGRRARIAPRPVIEQSWERMLRGGVDPERDFRSGLLSAEEVRHRRDESPLRHVLPVLREGLLSVADAARHIVVVADAEGRVLWREGSPAVLRKADGLGFEVGADWREEVVGTNGVGTPAVVRRPVQVFAAEHFVRSHTTWTCAGAPVTDPRDGRLLGVVDVSGPLETMHPATLAWVDAVAKLAEARLRELHLDSLERLRTVGAPVLARLDGRALVVDRDGWAAAVTGIPYVRRVSLPKSLSPGRRWLATLGPCVVEPLAGGWLLRAADEPPATAATRLALDLTRPDRGALTVAGPAGSWSRELSPRHAELLYLLTEHPAGRGAADLAGDLFGDASRTVTVRAEMSRVRRYLGALLQHRPYRFRADVEVTVLLPEDPRDLLPRSAAPAVARRRTAERGG
- a CDS encoding acyl-CoA dehydrogenase family protein, with the protein product MAGISTHTVTNQPPPLVEYDVFTADRALVEAVERYTEPALREEVLAELSALGRASGSAQAQEWGVRANEHPPRLRTHDRYGHRIDEVDYDPAWHRLLGKGVGAGLTDAWTRPAGHVRRAAGFTVWTQVEAGNCCPLSMTHAAVPALRTDPELAAEWEPLLTSAVYDPALRPAALKPGALFGMGMTEKQGGSDVRANTTEARPLAEDGTYTLTGHKWFCSAPMSDGFLVLAQAPGGLTCFLVPRVLADGTRNTFLIQRLKDKLGNRSNASAEVEFAGTWARRVGEEGRGVRTIIDMVAATRLDCALGSAGLMRQAVAQAVHHCAHREAFGGKLIDKPLMRNVLADLALEAEAATALTLRLAAAHDDGSERERAFLRLAVPAAKYWITKRCAPLAVEAAECLGGNGYVEESGLPRLVRESPLNSIWEGAGNVQALDVLRALQREPGALDACLTEIGRAHGADHRLDRAVKDLFTELADLEGVEGRARRLVERLALVLQGSLLVRHAPSAVADAFCASRLGGDHGAAFGTLPSGLDLASVVERARPVS